In Geminocystis sp. NIES-3709, a single genomic region encodes these proteins:
- the purC gene encoding phosphoribosylaminoimidazolesuccinocarboxamide synthase: protein MSTSTKLYEGKAKIVYTTENDREYLTYFKDDATAFNAQKKGTIEGKGSINCTISSALLILLGEKGIETHFLAQKSEREMLVKAVEIIPLEVVVRNIAAGSLCKQTGLPEGQKLPFPLVEFYLKNDDLGDPLLTIDRLTLLNVATPEQISVLKKNALKVNQYLIEFFASCDITLVDFKLEFGLDREGNIILADEISPDTCRLWDCLEQDIEKRVLDKDRFRRDLGKVESAYQQVQQRVLTQIEKLKNS, encoded by the coding sequence ATGTCAACATCGACAAAACTATATGAAGGTAAAGCGAAAATAGTTTATACTACCGAAAACGATCGAGAATATCTAACTTATTTTAAAGATGACGCAACCGCATTTAATGCTCAAAAAAAAGGCACGATCGAGGGAAAAGGGAGTATAAACTGTACAATTTCTTCCGCATTGCTTATTCTTTTAGGCGAGAAGGGGATTGAAACTCATTTTTTGGCTCAAAAGTCAGAAAGAGAAATGTTGGTAAAAGCGGTGGAAATTATTCCTTTAGAAGTAGTAGTGAGAAATATTGCGGCCGGAAGTTTATGTAAACAAACAGGTTTACCAGAAGGACAAAAATTACCTTTTCCATTGGTAGAATTTTACTTAAAAAATGATGATTTGGGAGATCCTCTCTTGACAATCGATCGACTTACACTATTAAATGTAGCGACTCCCGAACAAATATCTGTATTGAAAAAAAATGCTCTTAAAGTTAATCAATATCTGATAGAATTTTTTGCCAGTTGTGACATTACTTTGGTAGATTTTAAACTAGAATTTGGTTTAGATAGGGAAGGAAATATCATTTTAGCCGATGAAATTAGTCCAGACACCTGTCGTTTATGGGATTGTTTGGAACAAGATATAGAAAAAAGAGTCTTGGATAAGGATCGCTTTCGCCGAGATTTAGGTAAAGTGGAGTCAGCATATCAGCAAGTACAACAAAGAGTGTTAACTCAAATTGAAAAACTGAAAAATAGTTAG
- a CDS encoding peroxiredoxin yields MTSLQVGDRVPDFTLPSATGENVSLKDFLGKKAVVVYFYPKDDTPGCTAESCAFRDSYDVFKEAGAEIIGISSDSVESHQQFANKYQLPFILLSDREGKVRKLFDVPSTLFILPGRVTYVIDKDGIVRHIFNSMLDFKAHVEEALKTIQSIN; encoded by the coding sequence ATGACAAGTTTACAAGTCGGCGATCGAGTCCCTGATTTTACTTTACCCTCAGCAACGGGTGAAAACGTTAGTTTAAAAGACTTTTTAGGTAAAAAAGCTGTAGTAGTATATTTTTATCCTAAAGATGATACTCCTGGATGTACAGCCGAATCCTGTGCTTTTAGGGATAGTTATGATGTATTTAAAGAAGCCGGGGCAGAAATTATTGGTATCAGTAGTGACTCGGTGGAATCTCATCAGCAGTTTGCTAATAAATATCAATTACCTTTTATTTTATTGAGCGATCGAGAAGGTAAAGTGAGAAAATTATTTGATGTACCTTCAACCCTTTTTATTCTTCCGGGTAGAGTAACCTACGTTATAGATAAAGACGGTATCGTGCGTCATATTTTTAACTCTATGTTAGATTTTAAAGCCCATGTGGAAGAGGCATTAAAAACGATTCAATCCATTAATTGA
- a CDS encoding rhodanese-related sulfurtransferase, giving the protein MSFTFASFYHFLLLDNLTDLQTKFLSWCNNEKIKGTILIAHEGINANIVGEKERLNKVVNNIKKELDYQDFEIKYTELELMPFERMKVKIKPEIITFGIEEADPNKQVGTYIKPKDWNNLISQSDVKLVDTRNEYEYNIGTFKGAKNPHINSFKEFNDYIEQNLNPEKDQKVALFCTGGIRCEKVTSLMLSKGFKEVYHLQGGILKYLEEIPQEESLWEGECFVFDERVAVGHGLEKGSYQLCPQTGDPILV; this is encoded by the coding sequence ATGAGTTTTACGTTTGCTTCATTTTACCATTTTTTATTATTGGATAATTTGACGGATTTACAAACTAAATTTTTAAGTTGGTGTAACAATGAAAAAATTAAAGGAACAATTTTAATTGCTCATGAAGGTATTAACGCTAATATTGTGGGAGAAAAAGAAAGGTTAAATAAAGTTGTTAATAATATAAAAAAAGAGTTAGATTATCAAGATTTTGAGATTAAATATACAGAACTAGAATTAATGCCATTTGAGCGGATGAAAGTCAAAATTAAACCAGAAATTATCACTTTTGGTATCGAAGAAGCAGATCCAAATAAACAAGTAGGAACTTATATTAAGCCTAAAGACTGGAATAATTTAATTTCTCAATCTGATGTAAAATTAGTAGATACCCGCAATGAATATGAGTATAATATTGGTACTTTTAAAGGAGCAAAAAATCCGCATATTAATTCTTTTAAAGAGTTTAATGATTATATAGAACAGAATTTAAACCCAGAAAAAGATCAGAAAGTAGCTTTATTTTGTACTGGTGGTATTCGTTGTGAAAAAGTTACTTCTTTGATGTTAAGTAAAGGTTTTAAAGAGGTTTATCATCTGCAAGGAGGTATTTTAAAATATTTAGAAGAAATACCCCAGGAAGAAAGTTTGTGGGAAGGGGAATGTTTCGTTTTTGATGAGAGAGTTGCGGTTGGACATGGTTTGGAAAAAGGTAGTTATCAATTATGTCCTCAAACCGGGGATCCTATTTTAGTTTAA
- a CDS encoding iron uptake porin translates to MSLSLKKISLVGIISTLMASSVDAIEVPLNVDNEMNQVTSVSQLRDVSPTDWAFEALRSLVERYGCIVGYPDQTFRGNRALSRYEFAAGLNACMQQMERLIAASESVMKEDINKLKRLMQEFETELATLGARVDNLEGRVAFLEDHHFSTTTKLNGEVIISLANAFNSKAENYDGLVKSSGPANENQAVLANRARLNFDTSFTGKDRLRVRLQAGNIQAFNKNTDMTRLSYDTDTSNDVVLDDLFYRFPIGKKVTGFVGTNAMNIDKVFDVGNPYLESDSTGTLTRFFRRDPLVFRGPEGAGGGVKIKLNDQWSFNTLYVARNASSPEEGEGFFNGAFSTGAQIGFSPAESIQLFATYLYTYEPEGTVNLSSSTGSPRGGNAFAGSAATANRVGLQGSWRITDKVHFSGGGGFASADNLQQQTTGVGARSSTDLWTWAGNVSFLDLGKEGAILSLLGGMPPKASNDRNTSYMIELQYKYPVNDNILITPGAYVVLNPNHDSRNDAIWVGAVRTTFKF, encoded by the coding sequence ATGTCACTATCTCTAAAAAAAATTTCTCTTGTAGGGATTATTTCAACGTTGATGGCTTCTTCTGTGGATGCGATCGAAGTACCTCTAAATGTCGATAATGAAATGAATCAAGTTACCTCAGTTTCCCAATTAAGAGACGTATCTCCTACAGACTGGGCATTTGAAGCTCTAAGAAGTTTGGTTGAGCGTTACGGTTGTATTGTGGGTTATCCCGATCAAACCTTCCGAGGTAATCGTGCTTTAAGTCGTTATGAATTTGCCGCAGGTTTAAATGCCTGTATGCAACAAATGGAAAGATTAATTGCGGCTAGTGAATCAGTTATGAAAGAAGATATTAATAAATTAAAGCGATTAATGCAAGAATTTGAGACAGAATTAGCCACTTTAGGAGCAAGGGTTGATAACTTAGAGGGGAGAGTCGCCTTCTTGGAAGATCATCATTTCTCTACTACCACCAAACTTAATGGAGAAGTAATTATTAGTTTGGCAAATGCCTTTAATTCCAAAGCCGAAAACTATGATGGCTTAGTCAAAAGTTCAGGACCGGCTAATGAAAATCAAGCAGTATTAGCTAACCGTGCTCGTTTAAATTTTGATACCAGTTTTACGGGCAAAGACAGACTAAGAGTGCGCCTTCAAGCTGGAAATATTCAGGCTTTTAACAAAAATACGGATATGACAAGATTAAGCTACGATACTGATACAAGTAATGACGTGGTTTTAGATGATTTATTTTATCGTTTCCCCATCGGTAAAAAAGTAACGGGTTTTGTCGGCACAAATGCCATGAATATTGATAAGGTTTTTGATGTGGGTAATCCCTATTTAGAAAGTGATAGTACTGGTACTTTAACTCGCTTTTTCCGTCGTGATCCTTTAGTCTTTCGTGGCCCTGAAGGTGCTGGAGGAGGTGTTAAAATTAAACTAAATGACCAATGGAGTTTTAATACTCTTTATGTAGCACGAAATGCCTCTAGTCCCGAAGAAGGAGAAGGCTTCTTTAATGGTGCTTTTAGTACAGGAGCTCAAATTGGCTTTTCTCCTGCAGAATCAATTCAATTATTTGCAACTTATCTTTACACTTATGAGCCGGAAGGAACGGTGAATTTGAGTAGTAGTACAGGAAGCCCAAGAGGAGGCAATGCTTTCGCAGGGAGTGCAGCAACTGCTAACAGGGTAGGTTTACAAGGCAGTTGGAGAATTACAGACAAAGTTCATTTCTCTGGTGGAGGGGGTTTTGCTTCCGCCGATAACTTACAACAACAAACTACAGGGGTAGGAGCAAGAAGTAGTACTGATTTATGGACATGGGCTGGTAATGTTTCTTTCCTCGACTTAGGAAAAGAGGGGGCTATTTTATCTCTACTAGGTGGTATGCCTCCTAAAGCCTCTAATGATCGAAATACATCTTATATGATCGAGCTACAGTATAAATATCCTGTCAACGATAATATTTTGATTACTCCGGGTGCCTATGTAGTATTAAATCCTAACCATGATAGTCGCAACGATGCTATTTGGGTAGGGGCCGTTAGAACTACTTTTAAGTTCTAG